From Deltaproteobacteria bacterium, a single genomic window includes:
- a CDS encoding class I SAM-dependent rRNA methyltransferase codes for MTDYPKIKIKKGREGSARFRHPWVFSGAVVRVPKDLFDGDPVIVEDYEGRVLGTGTYSARSQISVRLFAFEEALLDADFFRARIREADSRRRLSGLGPDTSDTGYRVVFGESDLLPGLVVDRYGDVLVFQIATAGMEKLRPLVLKALEELFRPRLIVERSDLHTRSEEGLLPRTGIAGGSDKKGEDEGLAAFTQLGLKFLSPTLTGQKTGFFLDQRDLRAAIARLSAGRSALNLFSYSGAHGLFALAGGAKSVLNLDSSAPALEMCQEHARMNGFPAESMICEKADVFDWLTNPPQTRFEMVICDPPALIKSSKHMEAGLAAYRFLNRAAISLLAPGGILVTSSCSHHLTSADFAHILRQTSVHEARPLHTLGFIGQAEDHPVSLYFPEAAYLKSFVALAS; via the coding sequence GTGACCGATTACCCGAAAATCAAGATCAAAAAGGGCCGCGAGGGCTCGGCGCGCTTTCGCCACCCATGGGTGTTTTCCGGGGCCGTGGTGAGGGTGCCCAAGGACCTTTTCGACGGCGACCCGGTAATCGTGGAGGATTACGAGGGCCGGGTCCTGGGAACGGGGACCTATTCCGCCCGAAGCCAGATCAGCGTAAGGCTTTTCGCCTTTGAAGAAGCCCTTCTGGACGCGGATTTTTTCAGAGCCCGCATCAGGGAGGCGGATTCCCGGAGACGCCTTTCGGGCCTTGGGCCGGATACTTCGGACACCGGCTACCGGGTGGTTTTCGGGGAGTCGGACCTTCTGCCGGGCCTGGTTGTGGACCGCTACGGCGACGTTTTGGTGTTTCAGATCGCAACAGCAGGGATGGAAAAGCTGCGCCCCCTGGTTCTGAAGGCCCTGGAGGAGCTTTTCCGGCCAAGGCTCATAGTGGAGAGAAGCGACCTTCACACCCGGAGCGAGGAGGGGCTTTTGCCGCGCACGGGAATAGCGGGAGGGTCGGACAAAAAAGGCGAGGATGAGGGACTTGCGGCCTTTACCCAGCTCGGCCTGAAATTTCTGTCACCCACCTTGACGGGTCAGAAAACGGGATTCTTCCTGGACCAGCGGGACTTGAGGGCCGCCATCGCCCGTCTTTCTGCGGGCCGCAGCGCCCTGAACCTTTTTTCCTACTCCGGGGCTCACGGGCTTTTCGCCCTGGCCGGAGGGGCCAAAAGCGTCTTAAACCTCGATTCATCCGCCCCGGCCCTTGAAATGTGCCAGGAGCACGCCCGGATGAACGGCTTTCCGGCGGAGTCCATGATCTGCGAAAAAGCCGACGTGTTCGACTGGCTGACCAATCCGCCCCAAACGCGCTTTGAAATGGTGATCTGCGACCCGCCCGCCCTCATCAAGTCAAGCAAGCACATGGAGGCCGGCCTTGCGGCCTACAGGTTCCTCAACCGGGCGGCGATTTCCCTTCTGGCTCCGGGCGGGATTCTCGTCACAAGCTCCTGCTCCCATCATCTCACGTCCGCCGATTTCGCCCACATCCTTCGCCAGACCTCGGTGCACGAGGCCCGCCCGCTTCACACCTTAGGCTTCATCGGCCAGGCCGAAGACCACCCGGTATCCCTCTATTTTCCCGAAGCGGCCTACCTTAAAAGCTTCGTCGCCCTTGCCTCATGA
- a CDS encoding type II secretion system protein, with protein sequence MKRLARTGKETGFTLVELMIVIAIIGILASIAIPNFISYRKKAYNTEAVTHGHNLLKAFNSYRTEHKGDFLYDGNTFVAYGYTPSANVSISVAYPTDADSPVFVVYHFKGDKKYFIYPNNSVISVSI encoded by the coding sequence ATGAAAAGACTGGCGCGTACCGGTAAAGAAACAGGCTTTACGCTGGTGGAACTGATGATAGTCATAGCCATTATCGGGATCTTAGCTTCCATAGCGATTCCCAACTTCATAAGTTACAGGAAAAAGGCCTACAATACCGAAGCCGTGACTCACGGCCACAATCTTTTAAAGGCTTTCAACTCCTACCGGACCGAGCATAAGGGCGATTTTCTATATGACGGAAACACGTTTGTCGCGTACGGGTATACTCCTTCCGCTAACGTTTCAATAAGCGTCGCTTATCCCACCGATGCCGACAGCCCCGTTTTTGTCGTCTATCATTTCAAGGGGGATAAAAAATATTTTATCTATCCGAACAATTCGGTAATAAGCGTGTCAATATAA